Below is a window of Streptomyces sp. NBC_01429 DNA.
GGCAGGTAGTACGGGTACTTGCCCGCGTACGTCCAGCCCGCGATGCCCTTCTTCTTGGCCTTCGCGCACAGGGCCAGCATCGCGTCCCAGTCCTCGGGGTACTGCGCGTCGAGCTTGTCCAGCGCGGTCTGCGAGTACCAGACGCCGTAGACCGTGTACGCGTAGTACATGATCCACACCGGGTCGCCGTCGAGCCGGCCCATTTCGAGGACCCCGGGGCGCAGCGTGTCGCGGACCTTCTTGGCCGGGTCGTCGTAGGAGGGGGCGTCCATCAGCGCGGTGAAGTCGGCGAGCTGCTTCTTGCCGGCGAGGACGCCCATGTCCATCTGTTCGGCGCCCGAGTTGTCGATCAGGTCGGGCGGGGTGCCGCCGTTGAAGCGCGGCTGAAGCTCGGTCTGGATCTTCTGCGTCGGGGTGAACGTCACCTTCGCCCCGGGGAACGCCTTCTCGTACTGCTTGACGGCGTCGGTGGCGTACTCCGTGCCGAACCCGCCGTCGAACAGGACGAAGTCGAGCGGTGCGCTCTTGTTCACCCCGAGCGGGTTCTTCGCGGACTTCTCGCCCTTCTCGGCCTTCTCGCCGCCACCGCTGTCGCTGCTGGCGCACGAGGCCAGGAAGCTCATGGTGGGAACGGTGATCAGCCCGATCGCGGCGGACCGCTTGATCACATCTCGACGGCCGAGGCCCCCGTCGTGCCGAGCGGAGGTGGATCCCATGCTCAAGTCCTCGCCTTCTTCAGGACTCAGGCGGTGTACCGGTCACCCGTCCTTCTCACTTGAGGAGAAGGGCCCCCGCCACCGCGGTCAGAATGAAGCTGGTCGTGCCGGATTGCCGTGCAGGATCGATGTGTCCGGATAATGCCCGGCGCGCTCGGGCAGAGCCCTCCCCGCCGTCCTCCGTCCCCCCGCACGGAGCGTCCGCCGGGCCTTCCGGACCGCCCGGGGCGGACGCCGACAGGTATAGTCCACTTCCCGCCGACTGAGCAAGATCGAAAGCAGGTTTGGGCGGCAGTCTTTCCCTAGTTGAGACCTCGTGGATATCTGAGCCGGTCCTGCTGTCATTCGATCATGTCAATCACTCCCGGGCGATACATTCCGGACACGCCGTCGCGTCAACACCCTTGACACCAATCGCCACTTGGCTCCTACTGGACCCTGCGCTTCTCGTTTGACAACGTTGTCCAACTGGGTAAGCAGGAGGAAAAGCTCGCCATGCAGCAGAGAACCGGAACCCGGAGCAGACAATGGCATACGGCCGCCCTGGTGGCGGCTGCCTCACTGCTCGTCGTGACAGCCCAATCCGCCGCTATAGCACAGCCCGCTCAACCCCGTCCGCCACAAAAGGAATTCATTTCGTCTTTCGAGGAGGACGATCCCCAGCCGGACTGGCGCAATACCGTCGAAGTGGGGCCCGGTGGAGAGAAGCGGGCATCCGGTGTCGACGGCGGCTTCAGCAGTGGAATTCCGGGCAATATCACCGACCGTGTGGTGGAACTGCGCGCCAGCGACGAGAACACGTCCGGCGGTGAGACCAAGGAGAATCTGGTCGATGTCGAGCCGTCCACCAAATGGCTCGCCTTCCGGCCCACCGGCTGGGTCGAGTTCGACCTCGACGGACCGGCCAAGGTCGTCACGTACGCCCTGACCTCGGCGAACGACCACCCGGAGCGCGACCCCCGGGACTGGACGCTCCAGGGCTCGGTGGACGGCAAGGAGTGGAAGGACCTGGACCACAGGACGGGCGAGACCTTCGGGCAGCGCTTCCAGACCAAGTCCTACGACGTGGCCGCGTCGGCCGCCGCGGCCTACCCGCACTACCGGCTGGACATCACCGCGAACAACGGCGCCACCGACGCGACCCAACTGGCCGATGTGCAGTTCTCCGACGGCGATACGAGCACCCCGGCGCCCCGCGACATGCGCACCCAGACCGACCGCGGCCCCACCGGCTCCCCGACCGCCAAGTCCGGTGCCGGGTTCACGGGCAGGAACGCCCTGAAGTACGCGGGCACGCACGAGCCGGCCGGGCGCGCGTACTCGTACAACAAGGTCTTCGACGTCGATCTGCCGGTGCGTCCCGACACGGCGCTCTCGTACCGGATCTACCCCGCGCTCCCGGCGCAGCCCGAGGCCGATCTCACCTACCCCGCCACGAACGTGGCCGTGGACCTCGCCTTCACCGACGGCACCTATCTGAGCGGCCTCAAGGCCACCGACGCGCACGGCGGAGCGCTCACTCCGCAGGGACAGGGCGACGCCAAGCGGCTCTACGTCAACCAGTGGAACCAGGTCGACGCCCGGATCGGCGCGGTCGCGGCCGGCAAGACCGTGGCCCGGATCCTGGTGGCGTACGACTCGCGCAAGGGGCCCGCGTCCTTCCAGGGCTGGATCGACGACATCAGCCTGAAGCCGAAGCCGGTGGAGAAGCCGCTGGCGCACCTCTCGGACTACGCCTCCACCACCCGGGGCACCAACTCCAGCGGCTCCTTCTCGCGCGGCAACAACTTCCCCGCGACCGCGGTGCCCAACGGGTTCAACTTCTGGACGCCGGTGACCAACGCCGGTTCCAACAGCTGGCTGTACGAGTACAGCCGCGCCAACAACGCCGACAACCTGCCCACCGTGCAGGCGTTCAGCGCCAGCCACGAGCCGAGCCCCTGGATGGGCGACCGGCAGACCTTCCAGCTGATGCCCTCGACGGCCGCGGGAACGCCCGACGCCTCCCGTACGGCCAGGGCGCTGCCCTTCCGGCACGAGAACGAGACGGCCAGGCCGCACTACTACGGTGTGACCTTCGAGAACGGCCTCAAGACCGAGATGGCCCCGACCGATCACGCGGCGATGGTGCGTGTCACCTATCCGGATGACAACGCCAGCATGATCTTCGACAACATCTCCAACGCGGGCGGTCTGACCCTCGATCCGGCGACCCGCTCCTTCAGCGGCTACTCGGACGTCAAGAGCGGACTGTCCACCGGCGCGACGCGCCTTTTCGTATACGGCGTCTTCGACGCGCCCGTCACCGCGAGCGGCAAGCTGAGCGGGGGCGGCGGGGCGGACGTCACCGGCTATCTGCGCTTCGACGCGGGCAAGAACCGCACCGTCACCCTGCGGCTGGCGACCTCGCTGATCGGTCTCGACCAGGCGAAGAAGAACCTCGCCGACGAGATCCCGGCCGCCACCCGCTTCGAGCAGGTCGAGAACCGCGCCCAGCGCGCCTGGGACGACATCCTGGGCAGGGTGCGGGTCGAGGGGGCCACCCAGGACCAGCTGACCACGCTCTACTCCAACCTCTACCGGCTCTACCTGTATCCCAACTCCGGCTTCGAGAACACCGGTACGAAGGCCCGCCCGAAGCAGCAGTACGCCAGCCCCTTCTCCCCGCAGACCGGACCCGACACCCCGACGCGGACGGGCGCGAAGATCGTCGACGGTGAGGTCTACGTCAACAACGGTTTCTGGGACACGTACCGCACGACCTGGCCCGCGTACTCCCTCCTCACGCCGAAGAAGGCGGGCAAACTGGTGGACGGCTTCGTCCAGCAGTTCAAGGACGGCGGCTGGACCTCGCGCTGGTCCTCCCCCGGCTACGCCGACCTGATGACCGGCACCAGCTCGGACGTCGCCTTCGCCGACGCGTACGTCAAGGGCGTCGACTTCGACGCGAAGGCCGCGTACGAGGCTGCGGTGAAGAACGCCACGGTGGTCGCGCCGCGTTCGGGCGTCGGCCGCAAGGGCATGGAGACCTCGACCTTCACCGGCTACGCCTCCACCGCCACCCACGAGGGCCTGTCGTGGTCGCTGGAGGGATACCTCAACGACTACGGCATCGCGCGGATGGGCGAGCAGCTGGCCAAGAAGACCAAGAACAAAAGGGACAAGGCGCGTTACGAGGAGGAGTCCGCGTACTTCCTCAACCGGGCCCGGAACTACGTCTCCCTCTTCGACGAGAAGGCCGACTTCTTCCAGGGCCGCGACACGAAGGGCGACTGGCGGGTGGACTCGGAGAAGTTCGACCCGAGGGTGTGGGGCTACGACTTCACCGAGACGAACGGCTGGGGATACGCGTTCACGGCGGTCCAGGACAGCCGGGGACTGGCCAACCTGTACGGCGGGACGGCGGGGCTGGCGAAGAAGCTGGACACCTTCTTCTCGACGCCCGAGACGGCCACGGCCGAGTTCAAGGGCTCGTACGGCTCGGTCATCCACGAGATGACGGAGGCCCGCGACGTACGGATGGGCATGTACGGCCACTCCAACCAGCCGTCCCACCACATCCCGTACATGTACGACGCGGCCGGGCAGCCGTGGAAGACCCAGGAGAAGGTACGCGAGGTGCTGAGCCGCCTCTATGTCGGCAGCGAGATCGGCCAGGGCTACCCGGGCGACGAGGACAACGGCGAGATGTCCGGCTGGTACCTCTTCTCCGCGCTCGGCTTCTACCCGCTGGTGATGGGCAGCGGTGAGTACGCGATCGGTTCGCCCCTCTTCACGAAGGCGACCGTCCGCATGGACAACGGACGCACGCTGGAGATCAAGGCGCCCAAGAACAGCGCGCGGAACATCTACGTGCAGGGCCTCAAGGTCAACGGCAAGTCCTGGAACTCCACCGCGCTCCCGCACGACGTGCTGGCGCGCGGCGGCCGGCTGGAGTTCGCGATGGGTCCGGCCCCCTCGTCGTGGGGCACGGGCAAGAAGGCGGGCCCCGTCTCCCTCACCCAGGACGACAAGGTCCCCTCACCCCGTACGGACGCCCTGACGGGCCCCGGAGCCCTCTTCGACGACTCGGCCGCGACCCGGGCACCGGTCGAATCGGTCGACCTGCCGGTCGCCTCGGCGACCAGGGCGGTCCAGTACACCCTGACCTCGGGGACGGCGGACCGGGCGCCGACGGGCTGGAGGCTGGAGGGCTCGGCCGACGGCACATCCTGGAAGACGCTGGACACCCGCTCCCAGGAGTCCTTCACCTGGGACAGCCAGACCCGCGCCTTCACGATCGCCAAGCCCGGTACGTACGCCAACTACCGCCTGGTGAGCGACGCCCCGGCGACCCTGGCGGAGGTGGAGCTGCTGCGGTAGGTCAGCGGTAGGCAGGTCCCGAACGGTTACGGGGGGCGGGGCACCGGACGACACCGGTGCCCCGCCCTCTCCGTACGATCATCCGGGGGGCGCCTCAGCCTGCGCCAGCCCCCGCTCGACGCGCTCGCGCGCGGCCGCCGCCCGGGGGTCGTCGTAGCCGTCGAGCAGCCGCAGCGCCCGCGTCCAGTGGCGCAGCGCCGCGGCCGGGTCGTCGTCGAGCCGGGCGGCCGCGAGGCCGTCCAGGGCCTGCGCCTCCTCCCAGCTCTCGCCCAGCTCCCGGTGGGCCGTGGCGGCCAGCCGATGGAGTTGCCGTGGTGTGAGGCTCATGAATCCTCCCTCACCCTGCGGGTGGTGCCCATGGAAGTGAATTCCTCCGGTGACGATTCCGGCCTGTGCGACATCACGGGAAGCCCCCGACAGGTCGTTCCGCGACCTGTCGGAGTAGTTCTCGCCGCTACTGGACTCGCTGATCGCCTAATCCGCCTTCGTCGCCGGAGGAGGAAGGTGCGCCACCTCGCGGTCGAAATAGCTCATCACGTCCTCACCCACCCGGTAGAGTTCCTTGATGTAGCTTTCCCAGCCGCCGATCACTTCGGGATCGGTATGGCGGATCGCACCGTCCGGGACGCCGGACTCGGTGTAGAGCACCTCGTACAGCACGTCTCCGCCGAGAACGATCAGTTCCGGGAGGGGGCCGTCGCCCTCCGACGGGGTCACCACCGGCGCCGACCACACGGACCCGCATTCCGCATTCTGCCTGCTGGCGCAGCGAGTTCAGCTCCCATTGCAGATACGGCGTCAGCGGCTGCTCGACCACCCTGACCCGGTGGAATACGGAGTTGCGGCGCTCGTCCTCGCGTGCGGCGGCGCGAATATTCTCGCGCCGCTCTTCCATGAGTCGCAGTGATTCCGCCCAGTCCCCCCGGGAGAGTGCGTCACGGCTGGGACTGCCCTGTTCCTCGAAATGCTGCCGTCGCTCCAGTTTCCACGAAGCCCGGTCGTGGATCGCCGCGTCCCGCTCCCGGAATTCCCGCTTGTAGACCTCTCGTACGAGCCTCTCACCCTGCCCGGCGAGGAGAGCCGGCGCGCGCAGGTCAAGCATCGGCGATGTCCGGTTTCGCCGCGCTGAGCATGTTCCCGGGAATGACGACGAGCCGTTCGTCCGGCGCGAGAGCAACGCCCTCCGGCAGCCGGGGCGCGTAGTGGGAGGTGAGATCCCTGCCGATCACGGCGATATCGCCGTTGTCCAGCTGCCAGATGTCCGGGCACTCGTCTTTTCCGTCGGAATTCCCCAATTCCTTCGCCGACTTCCCCAGCCGACGGGAGAATAACGCCGACGGGTCGGCCTCCCAGGCACGCTCCATCGCTGCCTCCACTCAATTGGTTGAGCACACAACCGGTGTCCATTGTATATGCGGTTGATTACACAGAGCAACGCACGGCGGGGGCAAGTTCCCGCCAACCGGGGCCCGCGCACGGCTGAGGGCCGTGTGCCGTACGCGTACGTACGGAACACGGCCCTCAGCCGTTCAGCGTCCTGCGTCCTGCCCGCGCGGCTACTTGCGGATCAGGCTGCGCAGCACGTACTGCATGATCCCGCCGTTGCGGTAGTAGTCCGCCTCGCCCGGGGTGTCGATGCGGACGACCGCGTCGAACTCCACGCCGGTGTCGGTGGTGACCTTGACCGTGCGCGGGGTGGTGCCGTTGTTCAGCTCGGTGACGCCGGTGAAGGAGAAGGTCTCCTCGCCGGTCAGGCCGAGGGCCTGGGCCGAGGCGCCCTCCGGGTACTGGAGCGGGAGGACGCCCATGCCGATGAGGTTCGAGCGGTGGATGCGCTCGTACGACTCGGCGATGACGGCCTTGACGCCGAGCAGCGCGGTGCCCTTCGCGGCCCAGTCGCGGGACGAGCCCGAGCCGTACTCCTTGCCCGCCAGGACGACCAACGGGGTGCCGGCGGCCTGGTAGTTCTGGGAGGCGTCGTAGATGAAGGCGACCGGGGCGTCCGGGAGCGTGAAGTCGCGGGTGTAGCCGCCCTCGGTGCCCGGCGCGATCTGGTTGCGCAGGCGGATGTTGGCGAAGGTGCCACGGATCATGACCTCGTGGTTGCCGCGCCTCGAACCGTACGAGTTGAAGTCGCGGCGCTCGACGCCGTGCTCGTTGAGGTACTTGCCCGCCGGGGTGTCGGCCTTGATGGCACCGGCCGGGGAGATGTGGTCGGTGGTGACCGAGTCGCCCAGCTTCGCCAGGACGCGGGCGCCGGCGATGTCCTCGACCGGGCTGGTCTCCATCGTCATGCCCTCGAAGTACGGGGGCTTGCGGACGTAGGTGGACTGCGGGTCCCACTCGAAGGTGTTGCCGGTGGGGATCGGCAGCGCCTGCCACTGGGCGTCACCCGCGAAGACGTCGGCGTAGGACTTGTTGAACATGTCCTCGCCGATGGCGTTGGCCACGACGTCGTTGACCTCGGCCTCGGTGGGCCAGATGTCCTGGAGGTAGACCGGCTTGCCGTCCTGGTCGACGCCCAGGGCGTCCTTGGTGATGTCCACCTTCATGGAGCCGGCGAGGGCGTACGCGACGACCAGCGGCGGGGACGCCAGGTAGTTCATCTTGACGTCGGGGTTGATCCGGCCCTCGAAGTTACGGTTGCCGGAGAGCACCGAGGTGACGGCGAGGTCGTGCTCGTTGACGGCCTTGGAGACCTCCTCGGGCAGCGGGCCCGAGTTGCCGATGCAGGTGGTGCAACCGTAGCCGACGAGGTTGAAGCCGACCTTGTCGAGGTACGGGGTGAGGCCCGCCTTGTCGAAGTAGTCGGTGACGACCTTCGAGCCCGGGGCGAGCGTGGTCTTGACCCACGGCTTGCGGGTCAGGCCCTTCTCGACCGCCTTCTTCGCCACGAGCGCGGCGGCGACCATGACGTAGGGGTTCGAGGTGTTGGTGCAGGAGGTGATCGCGGCGACGGTGACGGCGCCGTGGTCGATCTCGTACGTCGAGCCGTCGGGGGCCGTGACGAGCGTCGGGCGGGTCGGCACGCCGTTGGTGGAGGCGGGGGCGTCGGAAGCCGGGAAGGACTCCTTGCCCGCCTCCTCGTCCTCGGAGACGTAGTTGCGTACGTCCTCGGCGAACTTCGTCTTGGCCTCGGCCAGGATGATGCGGTCCTGCGGGCGCTTCGGGCCGGCGATGGAGGGGACGACCGTGGAGAGGTCCAGCTCCAGCTTCTCCGAGAAGTCGGGCTCGGCGGCCGGGTCGAGCCAGAGGCCCTGCTCCTTGGCGTACGCCTCGACCAGGGCGACCTGCTGGTCGCTGCGGCCGGTCAGGCGCAGGTACTTCAGCGTCTCGTCGTCGATCGGGAAGATCGCGGCGGTGGAGCCGAACTCCGGCGACATGTTGCCGATGGTGGCGCGGTTGGCGAGGGAGGTCGCGGCGACGCCCTCACCGTAGAACTCGACGAACTTGCCGACGACGCCGTGCTTGCGCAGCATCTCGGTGATCGTGAGGACCAGGTCGGTGGCGGTGGTGCCGGCCGGCAGCTCGCCGGTCAGCTTGAAGCCGACGACGCGCGGGATGAGCATGGAGACCGGCTGGCCGAGCATCGCGGCCTCGGCCTCGATGCCGCCGACGCCCCAGCCCAGCACGCCCAGGCCGTTGACCATGGTGGTGTGCGAGTCGGTGCCGACGAGGGTGTCGGGGTACGCCTGGCCGCCCCGGACCATGACCGTACGGGCCAGGTGCTCGATGTTGACCTGGTGGACGATGCCGGTGCCGGGCGGGACGACCTTGAACTCGTCGAAGGCGGTCTGGCCCCAGCGCAGGAACTGGTAGCGCTCGCGGTTGCGGCCGTACTCCAGCTCGACGTTCTGGGCGAACGCCTCGTGCGTGCCGAACTTGTCGGCGATCACGGAGTGGTCGATGACCAGCTCGGCCGGGGCCAGCGGGTTGATCTTCGCCGGGTCGCCACCGAGCTCCTTGACGGCCTCACGCATGGTCGCGAGGTCCACCACACAGGGCACACCGGTGAAGTCCTGCATGATCACGCGGGCCGGCGTGAACTGGATCTCCTGGCTCGGCTGGGCCTGGGAGTCCCAGGAGCCGACGGAGCGGATGTGGTCGGCGGTGATGTTCGCGCCGTCCTCGGTACGGAGCAGGTTCTCCAGCAGCACCTTCAGGCTGTAAGGGAGGCGCGCGGAGCCCTCGACCTTGTCCAGCTTGAAGATTTCGTACGACTCGTCGCCCACGCGCAGCGTGCTGCGGGCGTCGAAGCTGTTCGCCGACACGACAGTCTCCTTCATCAATGTGCGCGTACCTACGTCATGCTGCCGCCACGGCTCCTCGCCGATCCGCTAAGGTAAGGCTTAGTTAGGTAACCCTTACCGATTGGCGGCCGCGGTACGCCCTCGGCAGATATCTCGATGTCGAGATAACTCTAGTACATGACCGCTTCCCGGTCATGCCCGGGCCCGGTCGCGCCGCGCCCCCGGCGGCCGATCGATGCCCCGATGGCCGACAGGCTCGACCGACAGGTCCGACCGACAGGTCCGGCCGACAAGTTTCGGCCAACCGGTTCGACCGAGAGGCTCGGCCGACAGGTCCGCGAGCGCCGGAGCGGCGCCACCGCTTCGCCCGTTCGGCCGCGCGGCGATTGCCGAGGCGACTTCGGGCACCGACGATCGGATGGACGGGCGGCGGTGGCGACACACCGACGGCCCACCCCAGCAAGGCCCTTATCTCATCGATGAGATAATCTGACGCCATGGAAGACGACTACCTCGCACGCATCGGCAAGCTCATCCGCGACGCCCGTCAGCATCGGGGCTGGACGCAGAGTCAACTCGCCGAGGCGCTGGCCACCAGCCAGAGCGCCGTGAACCGTATCGAGCGCGGCAACCAGAACATCAGCCTTGAGATGATCGCGCGCATCGGTGAGGCGCTCGACAGTGAGATCGTGTCGCTCGGTTACGCCGGGCCCATGCATCTGCGGGTCGTCGGCGGACGCCGGCTCTCCGGGTCCATCGACGTCAAGACGAGCAAGAACGCCTGCGTGGCGCTGTTGTGCGGCTCGCTGCTCAACAAGGGCCGTACGGTACTGCGCCGGGTCGCGCGGATCGAGGAGGTCTTCCGGCTGCTGGAGGTGCTGGGCTCCATCGGCGTACGCACGCGCTGGATCAACGACGGCGTGGACCTGGAGATCGTGCCGCCCGCCGAGCTGGACATGGAGGCCATCGACGCGGAGGCGGCCCGCCGTACCCGCTCGATCATCATGTTCCTCGGTCCGCTGCTGCACCGGATGGACACCTTCCGGCTGCCGTACGCGGGCGGTTGCGACCTCGGCACGCGCACCATCGAGCCGCACATGATCGCGCTGCGCCGCTTCGGTCTGGACATCGCGGCGACCGAGGGCCTCTACCACGCCCAGGTCGACCGCTCGATCTCGCCGGACCGCCCCATCGTGCTGACCGAGCGCGGCGACACCGTCACCGAGAACGCGCTGCTGGCCGCCGCCCGCCACGACGGCACGACCGTCATCCGCAACGCCTCGTCCAACTACATGGTGCAGGACCTGTGCTTCTTCCTCGAAGCGCTGGGGGTACGGGTCGACGGCATCGGCACGACCACCCTGACCGTGCACGGCGTGCCCTCCATCGATGTCGACGTCGACTACTCCCCCTCCGAGGACCCGGTCGAGGCGATGAGCCTGATCGCCGCCGCCGTGGTGACCGAGTCCCAGCTGACCATCCGCCGCGTGCCGATCGAGTTCCTGGAGATCGAGCTGGCGGTCCTGGAGGAGATGGGGCTCGACCACGACCGTACGACCGAGTACTGCGCCGACAACGGCCGTACGCGGCTGGTCGATCTGACCGTACGGCCGTCCAAGCTGGAAGCGCCGATCGACAAGATCCACCCGATGCCGTTCCCCGGGCTGAACATCGACAACGTGCCGTTCTTCGCGGCGATCGCGGCGGTGGCGCAGGGGCAGACGCTGATCCACGACTGGGTCTACGACAACCGCGCCATCTACCTCACCGACCTCAACCGCCTCGGCGGCCGCCTCCAACTCCTCGACCCCCACCGCGTCCTGGTCGAGGGCCCCACCCGCTGGCGCGCGGCCGAAATGATGTGCCCGCCCGCGCTGCGGCCCGCCGTGGTCGTGCTGCTGGCGATGATGGCGGCGGAGGGGACGTCCGTACTGCGGAACGTCTATGTCATCAACCGGGGGTACGAGGACCTGGCGGAGCGCCTGAACTCGGTGGGCGCGCAGATCGAGATCTTCCGGGACATTTGACACGAAGATGCCGCCGCACCCCGTCTGACCTGCTATTTAGCGGGTCAGGGAGGGGTGCGGCGGCATGTCTGGGACTTCTCTGGGACTTTGGGCCTGCGCCGGGCTACGAGCCACGCTCCCAGCGGACCGGTCGCGGCTACGCGAAGATCGCGTCGATGGCGGCGCTACCTCGTGCGCCTGCGCGGGGCAGGAAGTGGGAGTACTTCCGCAGTGTGAACCCGGGGTCGGAGTGGCCCAGCCAGCGTGCCAGGGAGACGACCGATTCGCCGGCCTCCAACTCCTCGGAGGCGAAGAAGTGGCGCAGGGCGTGGAAGCCGTGTTCCCGGGACGGCTCCCACACGCGAGCGCCGTCGGCGCTGCCCTCCTCCAGCGCGGCGATCACACCGGCCGTGGCCAAAGCGGGCTTCCACACGTAGGAGTTGAAGTAGTTCCGGTTGATAGCCTTCCGCTCTCGTCCTGTCACCAGGAGGGTGTAGGTCCTCGGCCGTCGGTGCTTGGCCTCCAGCGGCGTCTTGGCCGGAGTCGGGTCGTCCCATGGCAGCGTGACCGGCACCGGCGCGAACTGCTCCATGTGCTGCCGGATGGTCCGGGCCACGCTGGCCGGCAGCGGCACGTCCCGGACCTTGCGGCCTTTCGGAAGCGCGAAGCACAGTTTCGCTCGCACCATCTTGATCTGCCGCCGGACGTGGACGACTTCCTTCTCGAAGTCGATATCGTCCGCGGAGAGACCGAGCGCTTCCCCCTGACGGAGCCCGAGACCTGCTCCGATCACGAGGAGTATCCGGTAGCGGTCCGGCAGGGCCGCCCGAACCGCCAGGACCCGTTCGGGCGGCCACGCCTCAACCCTGCCAGGGGCCGCGGGCGGAGGCCCGACCGTGCTGGACCGGCATGGGTTGCGTCCGAGGCGACGGTCCTCGACCGCGGCCTGAAGGACGCTGGAGAGCGTCGCCCAGACCAGTCGGATCGAGGTCGGACCGAGGTCCTTCTCCAGCCGCTTCTTCCAGTGCCGCAGGACTTCCGTGCCGATGGCGTTGAGCGGCTGAGCACCCAGGTGGGGAACTATGTGGCGGCGTACCCTCTGCTCGATCCGCTCGATCGTGGACGGATCACCGCTCTGGGTGGGCCACCAGTGGGTCGCGATGTAGTCCTTGAGGGAGATGGCCCCGTCGCGGGGATCGACGAACTCGCCTCGGCGTGCATCGGTCTGGGCCTGGGCGAGCCAGGTCTTGGCGTCCTGGAGGGCGTCGAAGGAACGGTCCTTGACGCCGGGGATGCCCTTGACCCGGTAGCGGGTGCACTTGCCGTACATGGCGGTGCGGTCGCGTTTGCCGGTTCTCGGGTTCGGGCGCTTCTTCAGCCATCGGTCTTCTATGTAGCCGGCCAGGTGGAACTCCTTTGTGATGAGGGTGACGGCGGCGTTCTACGGCGCAGGAAGCCGTGTCAGGCGGTGGTAAAGCGGGCGGAACGCCCCTGCGGCCGGACGCTGAGCGGGTTGAGGGCGGGATTGGAGCGGGAGTCGGCCTGCTCCTGTTCGCGGACCCAGGCGTCGAGGGCTTCCACTCGGTACATGACACGACCGCGGGGGCCCATGCGGAAGCTCGGCGGTCCCTGACGGCGGTGGCGCCAGACGTAGAGGGTGTGGGGTGAGAGGCCGAGGTAATCGGCGGCGTCCTTCACGGTCAGGAACGCCGCGCGTACCGCCGTGGAGGAAGCAGTGGGGGCAGGCAAGGGTCGTGCAGGCATCTGGAGGTTCTCTGTGAGGGACGGGAGAGGCGAACCTGGCTGGGCGGAAACCATTGGTCCGCCCAGCCGTTGCCTGTCGTGAGGCAGGCACGAATCGCGGACAAGCCGCGACCCGGTGTGCCGCTACGGACGCCGTGCGGTCGAAGTCGACTGGCTCAGCTCAGGAAGGGCCAAGGCGGCTTCGAGTCGATTCCAAGGGATTTCATCCCGGGTCGGCTTGCGAAGGCAGTTCGCGAAGCGTTCGGCGAGGCGAGGAGCGCTCATTCCGGCGCATTCGGCCACCGCAAGGATGTGGCCCGCAGTCTGGTCGCCGTTCCTCAGCCACGCCGCGATGCGCGCGTCACGGAGAGCCGAGACATGCCTACCGAGCGGCGAGTGCAGTTCATGTGCTTGCAGGGCTGCTGCTCGCGCCTGCTGCCAAACCTTTCGGTAGACCTGGGCGGTCAGCGGTCGTCCGTTGTCGAGGAGAAATATCGCGTCATCGGGGCCGAGATCGCGCCGGGTGGTCTCCGCCTGCATGATCGCCGCCAACTCGCGGCAGACGGGAACACGCCGTATGGCGCCGGCGCTGTCCGAATC
It encodes the following:
- a CDS encoding helix-turn-helix domain-containing protein, yielding MEDDYLARIGKLIRDARQHRGWTQSQLAEALATSQSAVNRIERGNQNISLEMIARIGEALDSEIVSLGYAGPMHLRVVGGRRLSGSIDVKTSKNACVALLCGSLLNKGRTVLRRVARIEEVFRLLEVLGSIGVRTRWINDGVDLEIVPPAELDMEAIDAEAARRTRSIIMFLGPLLHRMDTFRLPYAGGCDLGTRTIEPHMIALRRFGLDIAATEGLYHAQVDRSISPDRPIVLTERGDTVTENALLAAARHDGTTVIRNASSNYMVQDLCFFLEALGVRVDGIGTTTLTVHGVPSIDVDVDYSPSEDPVEAMSLIAAAVVTESQLTIRRVPIEFLEIELAVLEEMGLDHDRTTEYCADNGRTRLVDLTVRPSKLEAPIDKIHPMPFPGLNIDNVPFFAAIAAVAQGQTLIHDWVYDNRAIYLTDLNRLGGRLQLLDPHRVLVEGPTRWRAAEMMCPPALRPAVVVLLAMMAAEGTSVLRNVYVINRGYEDLAERLNSVGAQIEIFRDI
- a CDS encoding helix-turn-helix transcriptional regulator, producing the protein MPARPLPAPTASSTAVRAAFLTVKDAADYLGLSPHTLYVWRHRRQGPPSFRMGPRGRVMYRVEALDAWVREQEQADSRSNPALNPLSVRPQGRSARFTTA
- a CDS encoding tyrosine-type recombinase/integrase; protein product: MTAVVNEQTSYLSDRQCFAILDRASEDLQNGLALRAFLASIALAALRPEEARVLRVRDVELADDGTGWLVVHPQAQERREEDSDSAGAIRRVPVCRELAAIMQAETTRRDLGPDDAIFLLDNGRPLTAQVYRKVWQQARAAALQAHELHSPLGRHVSALRDARIAAWLRNGDQTAGHILAVAECAGMSAPRLAERFANCLRKPTRDEIPWNRLEAALALPELSQSTSTARRP
- a CDS encoding tyrosine-type recombinase/integrase; protein product: MYGKCTRYRVKGIPGVKDRSFDALQDAKTWLAQAQTDARRGEFVDPRDGAISLKDYIATHWWPTQSGDPSTIERIEQRVRRHIVPHLGAQPLNAIGTEVLRHWKKRLEKDLGPTSIRLVWATLSSVLQAAVEDRRLGRNPCRSSTVGPPPAAPGRVEAWPPERVLAVRAALPDRYRILLVIGAGLGLRQGEALGLSADDIDFEKEVVHVRRQIKMVRAKLCFALPKGRKVRDVPLPASVARTIRQHMEQFAPVPVTLPWDDPTPAKTPLEAKHRRPRTYTLLVTGRERKAINRNYFNSYVWKPALATAGVIAALEEGSADGARVWEPSREHGFHALRHFFASEELEAGESVVSLARWLGHSDPGFTLRKYSHFLPRAGARGSAAIDAIFA